One genomic region from Leptolyngbyaceae cyanobacterium JSC-12 encodes:
- a CDS encoding thioredoxin-dependent phosophoadenylyl-sulfate reductase (IMG reference gene:2510097996~PFAM: Phosphoadenosine phosphosulfate reductase family~TIGRFAM: thioredoxin-dependent adenylylsulfate APS reductase; phosophoadenylyl-sulfate reductase (thioredoxin); 5'-adenylylsulfate reductase, thioredoxin-independent), protein MAQLAEQPIAEQISSLEVELTHQSPQKILDRALSLFDNIAISFSGAEDVVLIDMAHRLNKPFKVFSLDTGRLHPETYQFIDRVRKHYSIEIDVMYPDATQVEALVREKGLFSFYEDGHKECCEIRKVVPLRRKLATLDAWVTGQRQDQNPATRGKVPIVQVDTAFSVEGKSLVKFNPLSYWTSSDVWMYIRSYEVPYNSLHERGFISIGCEPCTRPVLPNQHEREGRWWWEDATKKECGLHSINQNQ, encoded by the coding sequence ATGGCGCAACTCGCCGAGCAGCCTATTGCCGAGCAAATTTCCAGCCTGGAAGTTGAACTGACGCACCAAAGCCCGCAAAAGATTTTAGACCGAGCATTGAGTTTGTTTGACAATATTGCGATTTCATTCAGTGGGGCTGAGGATGTCGTGTTAATTGATATGGCGCACAGGCTCAATAAGCCCTTCAAAGTTTTTAGCCTGGATACTGGACGATTGCATCCCGAAACCTATCAATTTATTGATCGTGTTCGGAAACATTACAGCATCGAGATCGATGTGATGTATCCAGATGCAACTCAGGTAGAAGCACTGGTGCGGGAAAAGGGACTGTTCAGCTTTTATGAAGACGGGCATAAAGAATGCTGTGAGATCCGCAAAGTGGTACCGTTACGCCGTAAACTTGCGACTCTAGATGCATGGGTTACCGGGCAGCGACAAGATCAGAACCCAGCAACCCGTGGTAAAGTTCCGATTGTGCAAGTAGATACTGCCTTTTCAGTCGAGGGCAAATCGTTAGTAAAATTTAATCCACTGTCGTATTGGACGTCTTCTGATGTCTGGATGTACATCCGTTCCTACGAGGTTCCCTACAACTCATTGCATGAGCGCGGCTTCATCAGCATCGGTTGCGAACCCTGTACTCGCCCAGTTTTACCGAATCAGCATGAGCGAGAAGGGCGCTGGTGGTGGGAAGATGCCACAAAGAAGGAGTGCGGACTGCACAGTATTAATCAAAATCAGTAA